One stretch of Anguilla anguilla isolate fAngAng1 chromosome 5, fAngAng1.pri, whole genome shotgun sequence DNA includes these proteins:
- the LOC118227462 gene encoding uncharacterized protein CG45076-like, giving the protein MDAAPRLGLFSILLLHICLPQVLVTAETPQVPESILPPTEVIAQEAEVTEVTLSAPAVEQEAAAQDVTQEAAQEVSQEVTPDAEEVAAQRVPEDAAEEAAPEAAVAEAADAAEQEAEAGEEVSQEVAAEPAEEAAPAVEEPAPEEEAQEEAQEVVAEVAVEAGDRG; this is encoded by the exons ATGGACGCCGCGCCTCGCCTGGGACTGTTCTCCATTCTGCTCCTGCACATCTGCCTGCCTCAAG TCCTGGTTACCGCGGAGACCCCTCAGGTGCCGGAGTCCATCTTGCCTCCGACGGAGGTCATCGCACAGGAGGCGGAAGTTACCGAGGTGACGCTGAGCGCGCCGGCGGTCGAGCAGGAAGCGGCGGCGCAGGACGTGACGCAGGAAGCGGCGCAGGAAGTGTCACAGGAAGTGACGCCGGACGCCGAAGAGGTCGCGGCGCAGCGCGTCCCGGAGGACGCGGCGGAGGAGGCCGCGCCCGAAGCCGCTGTCGCCGAAGCAGCGGACGCCGCGGAGCAGGAAGCGGAGGCCGGCGAGGAGGTCAGCCAGGAAGTAGCGGCGGAGCCCGCGGAGGAAGCCGCGCCGGCGGTGGAGGAGCCGGCTCctgaggaggaggcgcaggaggaggcgcaggaggtCGTGGCGGAGGTGGCGGTGGAGGCGGGAGA CCGCGGCTGA